In the genome of Mogibacterium neglectum, the window CATTGTTCTCATATACGTAGGAGCAGTGTCTCAGGCTGATCTTGTATGGAATATGGCTGATATGGCACAGGGCTTCATGGTAATTACTAACATGCCGGTAATTCTAGTTCTCGGTGGAACTGCGGTTAGATGCTTGAATGACTATAGGAAACAGAAACATGCTGGTCTTGACCCGCATTTTATCGCTTCAGACATCGGTATACACGACGAGACGGATTTCTGGAAATAGCAGAATTTGGAAGAAGCTAAAGTTAACACATATTTTGAATATATTAGGAGACCGCTATGTGCAGATGCATATAGCGGTCTCTTGATGTTGCGCGTGCTAAGTGATAACATTAAATCTATTCATAAGCAGTATTGTTGGAGGTCAAAACATGAGAAAGGGCAAACGAGTTCTTATAACAGATGGGGTGAATGCCGGTGGAGATATGCTCGTAAGAAGTTTTGCTTCGTACGGTGCATCTACAGCTTTCTTTTACAGTAATTCGTACGACAAGGCTATTGCTCTTAGCAAAGAGGCGAGTGCGCTTAATATTAGGTGTAAAGCATCTAAGCTTGATTCATTATGGTCAGCACTTGAGGTGCTAAGAGGATACTTCGATGATGAACTTGACGTGCTTGTGTTAAACATCGATATTTCTGATGGTACTAGTTTCGATGATATGGATGGTGATAAATGGCGTCATAGAGTGATTGCGGAAATTGATGGGCTATTTTATACGATTAGAGCACTAAGACCTTTTTTAAACCGACGCAGTGGAAGTGTGGTAATAACTGCGGCAAAAAACAAAAACTCTGGATTCGCATGCGACATACTAGAATCATATATAGAGGGCTTTACGATATCTTTATCAAAATCGCTTAACGATGCAAATATCACTGTAAATGCTATAATTTATGAGAAAAATGACAGTCTTGGGGCACATGTTGCAGATGCAACTAGACAGCTGGCATCAAGCAGCTCATCGTTTATTACAGGACAAATAGTCCGACTGTAGAGTATAAAAGGGGGACTAATATGAGATTCAAGACCCATTATAATATTAGATCGTATGAAGTCGACCTACATGGTGCGCTTAAACCTATGCAGCTTATGCAGCTTCTTCAAGAATCTGGTGATAGGCAGATGAGAGAAGAAGCGGTCGCATACGACGAACTGTATACTAAGGAACATAAATCTTTTGTAGTTAGTCGAATGAATATCGAGGTATTTAGACCAGTAGAAAAGTATTCAGATGTGAATGTAGAAACATGGATTGTTCCTGGAAAAGGTGCAAATTTTCCGCGTGGTTATGAAATGTATAAAGATGGTCAGTTGGTTGCAAAAGCCATCTGTAATTGGGCTCTCGTTGACACTATTACTGGAAAGCTTATAGCTAGCAAAGATTATGATATGGGTACTTATTCTATGGATGAGGCTCCAGAACTCTCGATTCCAAGGAGGTTTAGAATCCCTAAAGAGCTTAAGTTTCAAGAGGTTGAGAGTTCCAAGGTTGCGATGTCGATGATAGATATTAATATGCATATGAATAATACTGTATATGCATCTAAGCTGTACGATAATATTGATGATGCCGAAAAGTATTTTATAACATCGATTAATCTTAGGTACGTACACGAAGCGCCGCTGGGCAGCGAGTTTAAGGTTTATCGCAGCGATGCCGTGGATCCTGGCGAAATGGATTGTAGGGCGGAAAAACTAGTATATTTTTATACAGAAGCAGACGGATTGCTAAATCTTGAGGCAGCTGTGGGACTTAAAAAAGTGATTATCTAAAAGTGTATCTTTGCTCACTTGATGAATGATTATTAAATGAATTTATGATGGAGGACTGGATTTGAACAGTCTTCTTTTTTTATGAAAAAAATCAGTGAAATTACTGAAAAATACATAAAAATACCAATAAAGTGTTGAATTGTGGAGAGAAGTGGTTTAAAATGGAGGAGCAAATATAAAAAATAGAATTTGTGTGCAAAGAGGGAAGAGATGTTTACCGGGACTTATGAAAATTCAATAGACAGCAAGAACCGGTTAATCATTCCGGCAAAGTACAGAAATCAGCTCGGTGGGGAGTGCGTTCTATCAAGAGGGTATGACCGTTGCATCTACATCTATACGATGGAAGATTGGGGGCTGTTAGTAGAGAAGTTAAAAGAACTTAGACAATCAGATCCAGCTATACGAGAGTTCATCAGAAAGCTATTCTCTCAGGCTAGCGAGTGTAAACTTGATTCTCAGGGACGAGTAATAGTTCCTGCCAATCTCAAAAGCTATGCGAGGATAGATAAAGATCTAGTAACATTGGGTGCAATGGATAAGATAGAAGTTTGGAGCAAGGAAATCTTCAATGAAAATGAGGATGACAATCCTATGGATGATGAAGATTTTATAGCTAAGTTAGCTGAGTATGGGCTTTAGGAGAGATGATGACGTTTGAACATGTGCCAGTTTTATTCAATGAGGTTATCGATTCACTCGACATAAAGGCAAATGGAACTTACATGGATGGCACGGTTGGGGGAGCAGGTCATTCCTCGGGGATCTGCAAGAGACTCAGTGAGGACGGGCATCTGGTTGCAGTTGATAGAGATAGTATCGCTCTTGAGACCGCAAAGATAAGACTCAATAAGTTCAAGTGTGAGAAGACATTCATTCATGCGAATTACAGTGATACAAACAAGATAAAGGAGAAGGTTGAAACTGTAGATGGGATTCTCTTAGACCTAGGAGTTTCGTCATATCAGCTAGATACAGCTGAACGAGGGTTTTCATACATGCATGATGCTCCTATGGATATGCGTATGAATGAGGACGACATGTTCACAGCGGCGACCGTGGTAAATGAATATTCAGAAGCTGAGCTTTTCCGAATAATCAAGGAGTACGGCGAGGAGCGCTGGGCGTCACGCATAGCTAAGTTCATAGTTAAAGTGAGAGATGAAAAACATATAGAGACCACGGGACAACTGGTAGAGATTATAAAGGCTGCTATTCCAGCCTCAGCAAGACGAACAGGGCCTCATCCGGCAAAGAGAACATTTCAAGCGATTAGGATAGAGGTAAATGGAGAGCTAGAACATCTAAAGCTAGCGATGGAGAGACTTCCTGATCTATTAGCGCCTGGTGGAAGAATGTCTGTTATAACATTCCATTCACTAGAAGACAGAATAGTAAAGGATGCGTTTAACAAGAGATTGAATCCATGCACCTGTCCGCCGGAGCTACCTGTGTGTGTATGCGGTAAAGTGGCAGATGTAAGGAAAATTACGAGAAAGCCATTGGTAGCAAGCGAACAAGAGCTTGAGGAGAATCCGAGAGCAAGAAGCGCGAAGCTAAGAGTTATTGAGAAAATTTAAGGGTATTCAGTAAGGGAGAAGAAGGAAATGCAAGTTGCGACTAACGTAGCAGGAACAATGAATAGCGGAACTCATGTTGCTAGAAGAGGCTCTGGTAGCATCAATCGTAGCACTAGGGCAAGACAGAATTCGAGAATGCTGGCTATAGTTATTGTGGCGGGGATTATGTGCCTTATGATGGTGGTTATGTCTGCATTTGCGGCAAATCTCAATCAAGAAAACAATCAGCTACAGAAGAAGAATGATTATATTCAAGCAGAGGTCGATTCGTTGAATACGAAGATAAATGATGCGAGCAACATCAATAAAATTGAGAAAACTGCAACTGAGAAATATGGGATGGTACATTCAGAATCGCAAAACTGCGTTACCATTGGAGATTCAAAGTCTTCTGGCAAGACCAACCTAGCGTCAGCAATCAAGGATGAAGCTTATGAATAAATAGTCCATTTTGATTATAATGCCACTGATCCGAAATTGGATCGGTGGCTTTTTTCAAATATATACGTTATATATACAAAAAACGACAAGATATGGTATATAATGTAAGTTGTAGTGTTGCGGATAATTAGAGAATAATTAGGAGAATTTGATGGCTAAGTTCCACAATCCTTTAGATAAACAGAAAAAGAAGGGTTCAAGTAAAAGCAAGGCAGTTAGTGCAACCGCCAAAACCAATAATCGCAAGGCTGTTAGCACAGCAGTTACTGCTGAAAATAAAAGCCGGCTTGGTTTTGGATTTCTTGCAATTGTAGTATGCTTTACAATTCTAATATTTCGTTTAGCATTTTGGCAGGTTATTAAGTCTGATGATTTAAATGCGAAGGCTGCTGAGATGCAGAAGATAGATACAGAGCTTGATCCCGTTAGAGGTAATATTTACGACAGAAATAAAAAGGTTTTAGCGCAGACAGTTACAAAGTATGAACTTTACGGATATTCGCTTAACCTATATAAGAAAAAGGGACTAGATAGTTCTGCCAAAGAGAAGAATTTGCGTGACCTATCCAAGCTATCTGGCGATAGTCGTAAGGAGATGAAGAAAAAACTCTCCGGCAAAGATAATCTAGTTTTACTAGCAAAAGGTCTAGATCAAAGCCAGGTGAATAAGGCCCAGAAAGAGTGGGGGGATGATATTGTAGTCAAGACAAAGGTTACTAGGTCGTATCCGAATGGAACATTTGCATCGACCCTAATTGGCTCAGTAGACAGCAAAAACACAGGGCTTAATGGTCTAGAATATCAGTATAATGAGAAGCTTGCCGGAATTAAAGGAAGAGTGGTTAGAACGACAGACATATATGGCAATTCACTTTCTGTAGGAAGCAGTAAGTATTACTCCCCGCAGAATGGCGATAGCCTTGTGACATCGATAGATGAAGTAATTCAACACTACGTTGAAGATGCGCTAGCAGAGGGCATGGACGACACTGGGGCTGAGTCGATTACATGCATAGTGATGGATCCTCGTACAGGAGATATTCTGGCTATGGCAAGTACTCCAAGCTATGACCCTAACAATCCGTATACACCGTCAGGCGATGAAGCGAAAAAATTCAAGTCTCTCAGCACCAAGGAAAAGAGTGCTTACCTTAGTAGAATGTGGACCAATCCAGCTGTCAGTGGGCTTTATGAGCCTGGATCGACATTTAAGCTGATAACATCTTCGTCCGCTATCGAATCTGGAACCACAACCGATTCGTCTAGATATAGTTGTCCTGGATATATCAATGTGGATGGAACAAAGCTAAATTGCTGGAGCCCAGTTCCACACGGAACTCAGAATATCACGGAAGCCGTTGGAAATTCATGCAACCCTGCACTAGCTAGAGTTGCCCTCGATATGGGAAAGATTAACTTCTACAAGTATATAGATATCTTCGGATTTACGCAGAAGACTAGAGTGGATTTGCCTGGAGAAGCTGACCCAATAATTAAGAATAAGAATAATGTGAGTAACGTTGATATTGCCACGATGGGATATGGACAGGGAATAGCTATTTCCCCAATCCAGCTGATGACTGCTGTAAATTCACTTGGTAATGACGGAATAATGATGCAGCCTAAAGCAGTAAAGGAAATCATAGGGCCCGATGGCAAGGTTAAGAAAGTAATTAAAAATAGACGTCTAAGGCAGACAATTTCAAAGTCAACTGCCGATAAGATGCGTTCTATCATGGAGTACTACGTATCGGATGGTGGCGGTACAAGCGCATATCTGGCTGGATATAGGGTCGGAGGTAAAACCGGTACTGCAAATATCGCTGAGAATTCAGGATACTCTGAACAGACCATAGCTTCGTTTATCGCTATGGCACCGATGGACGATCCTCAGGTATCAATTCTCGTTATGGTAACGAGACCTAAGAAGAGTATTTACGGTGCAGCCAATGCCGGTCCTATAGTCAAGAAAATCCTCGAAAAGACACTTGTGTATAAAGGCATAGAGCGTAAATACTCAAAGAGCGAGAAGAGTGCCCTAGCAAAAGCAGAGATTTCTGTCCCTGATGTTACAGGTATTAATAGCAGTGAGGCGATAAGTAAGATTACTGCTGCAGGGCTCAAGGCTAAAAAGATGCCAGAAGGAACTGGTGATTCATTCGTTGTAATCGATCAGTACCCTAAGAAGGGTGATAAGATTGCTAAAGGCGGTACGGTATACATTTATAGTGAATAATTAAGGGATAGTTTAATGAAGAAAACAGGAATTAAATATATTCTTGAATCCATGCATGGTGCAAAGCTCATATCTGACGCAGGGTCGAAAGAGGTCACTAGCGTTGCTATCGATTCAAGACAGGTGAAATCAGGAACACTGTTTTTTGCTGTTATAGGTGGGAGAAATGATGGTCATGATTTCCTACCAGCAGTTAAGGAAAGTGGATGTCTTGCAGCGGTGGTATCTAATCCCGATTGGGCTAATAAGATTGCAGAAACGGGTGATATGACGGTAATCCTAGTGAATAATACCAGAGATGCGCTCATGCAGCTTGCAAAACAGTATATGGCAGACTGGAAGGATCTAATCAAAGTTGCCATTACAGGTAGTGTTGGCAAGACGAGCACGAAAGATTTTCTGGGAGCAGTACTTTCGGCAAAGTACAAGACTGGGAAGACGCCAGGCAATCTTAACAGCGATTATGGAGTGCCACTAACAGTGTTTGGATTCGAAGAAGATATTGAAGCTGCTGTTATCGAAATGGGGGCAGGCGAGTCTGTGCACATTAGTGAGCTCGCTGATATTATTCATCCACAAATAGGGGTAGTAACAAACGTTGGAACTTCACATCTAGAAGTATTTGGAACGCGTGAGGAGTTGACGATTGAAAAGCTAGGTATCGCTAAATGCTTTAAAGACAATGAAACAATTATTGTTAATTCAGATTGCGACATGCTGACTAGGCAGAAGGTTAGTAGAATAGTGTCTGTTGGAACAGATATTTTAACAGTGGGCAGCAAAGGCGACGATAATTTTATATTATATAATATAAAAGATAAGGGGATAGATGGGGTTAGCTGTGCGTTAGATGTGTACACAGGTAATGAAGATTACGATGGTACATTCGAACTAAGCATACCTGTAGTTGGTGCCCACAATCTCGGAAATGCTGCACTTGCAATCGCTGTAGGTATGAGGCTAGGTATCAAGCCGAAAGATGCGATTTCAGCTTTGGCTGATACACATTTTTCATCAGGCCGTCTTGAGATTGACAGACGTGATAATTTAACAATTATAAATGATGTGTACAACGCTAGTCCGGAATCTATGAAAGCAGGGATCAAGATGCTTATGGCATCTAAGGCAGAAAGACATGTGGCGATACTCGGTGATATGTTTGAGCTGGGTGATGAGTCAGAAGTGCTCCATGAGAGTGTGGGAGATTATGCTGTAGGTGCCGGTCTCGATTTACTAATAACAATTGGAACCAATGCAGAAGCGATTGCTAATGCAGCAAAAGCTGCAAATCGCGAAGCTGGACGCAATATAGCTAGCCAAACAAGATTAATCTCGTATAAAGATAAAGATGAAGCGATCAAAGATCTTAGCACTATACTTCATAGAGGTGATCTAATTTTAGTGAAAGCATCTCGTGGTATGAAGCTAGAAGACGTTATTTCAGCTATTAATTAGCAAGGAAGAGGTAGATGAATATTTCACTTGTAGTTGTTTTTATAGTATCATTACTTATTTCGACAATAGGAACCAAACTTCTGATTCCATTTCTCAAACAGAAGCAGTTTGGTCAGTTCATTCGAGAAGAAGGTCCAGAGGCTCATAAAAAGAAAGCTGGTACACCGACTATGGGAGGTGTCATGATTGTTCTTGGCATTGTAGCAGGGCTTGCATATGCGATATTCACAAACGGAAATGCCGCTGACACTTTTGCGATAATCTTTACAATGCTTGTATTTGGTGCTATAGGATTTCTTGATGATTTTGAGAAAATTGCCAAGAAGAACAATCTGGGACTAACAGCTAAGCAGAAGATATTGCTGCAAGTTTTGCTAAGCCTTGGGATAGGTATATATATGATACTTGGTGGCAATGGGACAGATGTGCTCATTCCGTTTGTAAATGTTTATGTGAATTTCGGAGTGCTCTTTATGCCTTTCGTAATTCTGACAGAAGTCGCAATGTCCAACGGAGTTAATTTGTCCGATGGGCTTGATGGGCTCGCGTCATCAGTAACACTTGTTGTAGTGATTCTGCTTGCTGTAGTGGGATATACACACGATGTATACATCTTAACGGTTAGTGGACTGGCTATTGCGGGCTCGTTGATTGGTTTCCTAGTTTTCAACAAGTATCCAGCAAAGATATTTATGGGTGATACAGGATCAATGGCACTGGGAGGAGTTCTTTCAGCAATTGCCATTGTAAGTAAAACTGAATTCTTACTTCCGATAGCTGGCATAATATATGTAGTAGAATCGCTTTCGGTTATTATTCAGGTAGTATACTTTCGTAAGACAGGTGGCAAGAGGTTCTTTCGTATGGCGCCTATCCACCACCATTTTGAACTAGGTGGTATGAAAGAGTACAACGTAGTAAAACTATTTACACTCGTAACAGTATGCTCGAGTGTAGTTGCATATTTCTCAGTTGCATAGAACTGGTTAGGAGTGAATTATGAGTTACGCAGTTGATGAGTACAGAAGAGAAGTCGCAGATAAAAATATACTTGTTGTAGGCATGGGGCGCTCTGGGATGGCGGCTGTAAAAGAACTCCATGCTCTTGGTTCTACTATAACAGCACAGGACATCAATACAGTAGACAAGATAGATCCTAAATTCATAACATTCCTAGATAGAGAAGGTATCGAATATTATTTTGGATCGACACCGGAACACATGGATATCTTTGATATAGTCGTACTTAGTCCAGGAGTAAATCCAAATCTTGGATTCCTTAACGATGCAAGGAGCAAGGGTGTAGAAGTGATTGGAGAACTCGAGATGGCATATAGATTATCTCGTGGTAAGTTTGTAGCGATTACTGGCACTAATGGTAAGACGACAACTACAAGCCTGATAGGAAAAATTTTTGAAGAGTCTGGCAGGAAGTATACTGTGGTTGGCAATATAGGAGTTGCTACTATTTCAAAGGTACAGGACTCAACGGATGACGAATGGATGATAACCGAGGCTAGCAGTTTCCAACTCGAAACAGTTTTAAAATTCAAGCCGGTAGTATCTGTAATACTTAATTTTACTCCAGATCACCTTAATAGACATGGTAATATGGAAGCTTATGGTGCGTGTAAAGCGGCAATAGGTAAGAACCAATCTTCTGACGAGTATATGGTCATAAACTATGATGATAAGGCATGTCTTGCTCTTGGTGCTAACACCAAGGCTAGGCTTGTACCATTTAGCAGAATAGAAGAGCTTGAATTCGGAGCTTGTTTAGACGATGGCTACATAGTAATAAGAGATGAGAATGGAATAGTTCACCAAATTTGCAGTAAAGATGAGTTAAAAATAATTGGTAACCATAATCTGGAGAATGCTCTTGCGGCAGCTGCAGTTTCGTTCTTTACAGGAATAGAGACAGATGTCATTGCTTACGCACTTAAGAAATTTCCCGGTGTTGAACATAGAATAGAATACTGTGGGATTGTTGATGGAGCAAAGTTCTATAACGATTCAAAGGGAACGAATGTCGATGCTTCAATAATCGCGCTAAAAGCACTAGAAAAGGATATCATCCTAATCGCAGGAGGGGATGGAAAATCTCAGGACTTTACTGAGCTCGGAGAAAACCTGCCAGTACGTGTAAAGGCACTTGTTTTATTAGGGAGAGATGCAAAAGATATTGAGAAGGCAGCAAGGAATGCTGGATTTTCAAATATTTACCATGAAAATGATATGAATGATTGTGTAAAGAAAGCACATGAAATCTCCGAAGCTGGAGATAAGGTACTGCTGTCACCTGCTTGTGCAAGCTGGGATATGTATGATAATTATGAACAGCGGGGTAACCATTTTAAAAATTGTGTAAATCAGCTGCTTAGATAGTGGTTAGTGTTCATTAGAGTTTGGGATAAAGGGTAGCCAGAATTGAAAAAACGGAGCAATATTAAAAATTCAAAACAGGTAAACAAGTTAAAGGCGGAAGATTACACTAGGACTAGCAAGCTATCATCGAATCGTAAGTTTTTTAAGGGTGCGATGAGCAGCTTGTATACGGAAAGTGATTTCACCATACTTTTATTGGTCGCGGCTCTTACTATGTTCGGTGTTGTTATGGTGTTTAGTGCGGGCTATTATTCTACACTTGCGAAATCAACAGATGCATATTACTTTCTCAAGAGACAAGTTGCTTTTGCCGTCTCTGGTTTTGCAATTCTGTTTGTTTTTTCAAAGATAGACTATCATTCATATTCTAAGTATTACAAGCAGATTGCGCTGTTTAGCTTACTGATGCTAATGCTGCTTTTTACACCTCTTGGTGTAACCGTTAATTTTGCGAGGCGATGGATATTTATAGGACCAATCAGAATTACGCCTAGTGAAATATCAAAGCTAGCCATGATTATCTTTACGGCTACCTATCTTGCGGAGCATCCTAACAAAGCAAAACAAGGGATTACTGGAATGTCAACGATATTGGCACTTATGGCGGTTCATGCAGCTTTGATTATCAAGCAGCCAAATCTTTCTACGGCAATTGTAATAGTAGCCATTATGATTGGTATTTTATTTGTAGGCGGTTTAGCTTGGAAATACATTGTCATTGCGTTTGGTAGCTTGGGTGTGGGCATGGTCTCAATTCTGATATTTTTTAGACATACTCACTGGTACTCCAGACTTACCAACTGGATGGATCCATTTAGGGATGCTCAAGGCGAAGGATACCAAGTTTCACAGTCCATAATTGCACTAGGAAATGGCGGCTTCAAAGGGTTAGGACTTGGAAATAGCATATCCAAAAACTTATATTTACCAGAGCCGCAGAATGACTTTATTCTAGCCATAATAGGTGAAGAACTCGGCTTCGTAGGAATCTTTATAATGATGATTGTATACCTTGTTCTAATATGGAGATGTATCATGGTTTCATCTAAGGCCAAGGATAAGCTAGGCTTATTCATGGGTGCTGGAATTGCTATTATGCTGGGGTTACAGGTTATTGTAAATGTTGCTGTTGTAACCGCATCTATGCCGGCAACAGGTATCACATTGCCGTTCGTCAGCTATGGTGGAACATCATTGTGGGTATTTATGGCATCGATGGGCATAATGCTAAATATATCTAAGCAAGGAAGGGCGAAATAGATATGAGAATTATTTTAACTGGGGGAATCACTGGTGGTCATATTTACCCTGCATTAGCGATTGCAGATCAATTCAAAGAAATAGATAAGGATGCAGAGTTCCTATACCTAGGTTCTGATGAGGGTATGGAACGCTATATCGTACCAAAATACGGATATGATTTAAAGTATATCGATTCCAGGTGGTTTGACAGAAGCAGTCCGCTTAAACTCGCTAAGACACTTTTCAAAAACGAAAGGGGTAAGAGACAGGCGATTAGGGTAATGAAGCAGTTTAAGCCTGATCTTGTGATGAGCACAGGCAGCTTTGTAAGCGTGCCAGTAGTTTTAGCAGCAAGAACTCTTAAGATCCCGATATATATTCATGAGCAGAATGCTTATCCTGGTGTAGCCAATAAGCTCCTTTCTAAGTATGCTAGAAGGGTATTTCTCGGGTTTGAGGCAGCAAGAAAGTACTTTCCTAGTGAGAAAGTAGTGTATACAGGAAATCCAGTTAGAAGTGAATTTGGAGAGCAAAATAGGGAACTTGCACGTTCTGAACTAGGCATAGCGCAGGATGACTTTGTTGTCTTGATCTTTGGAGGTAGTTTAGGTGCTGAGACTATTAACGATATAGGACTTGCGATAATTAACAAATACGGAAATGATGGCAATGTAACTATCTTGTTCGGTACAGGCAAGGATTACTATGAACACGTCAATGATAGATTGACCATGGATGGCAAGAAAATACCTACAAATGTCAGAGTGATGCCTTATATTTCTGAAATGGTAAAGATGTTGTCTGCAAGCAATGTAATTATATGTAGATCGGGTGCGCTTTCAACTGCGGAAGTAACCATGGCTGGACGCGCAGCTATTTTTATTCCATCACCAAATGTTACAGGAGATCATCAATATTACAATGCGAAAGCCGTAGCCGATAACGGAGGCGCCGTTCTTATCACCGAAGACGGCGATGTAGAGGTTAGGGTACTCAATGCTTTAAAGGCTCTTAGTACAGATGCATCTATTTTAAAGGATATGGAAGAAGGAAGCTATAAATCAGCTCCAGTCGATGCTGCAAAGATAATTTGTGAAGAGATAATTAGTGACGTAAAAGCTAGACGGAGATAGGGGGTTCAATGAAAGAGGATAAAAAGACCAAACCTGAACTCAATAAAGAAGAATACCTAGAATCACTTTTTAACGGTGCTAAAGATGAACTAGAAGCATATATAGTATCTAATGACCAGTCAGATTCTGATGAGAAGTCAGAAGAACAAGTTAATATAGATACAAAATCAGAAAATTCGGATATTATAGAGTCAAAAAATAACCTGGAAAACATTTCTGAAT includes:
- the murD gene encoding UDP-N-acetylmuramoyl-L-alanine--D-glutamate ligase, producing MSYAVDEYRREVADKNILVVGMGRSGMAAVKELHALGSTITAQDINTVDKIDPKFITFLDREGIEYYFGSTPEHMDIFDIVVLSPGVNPNLGFLNDARSKGVEVIGELEMAYRLSRGKFVAITGTNGKTTTTSLIGKIFEESGRKYTVVGNIGVATISKVQDSTDDEWMITEASSFQLETVLKFKPVVSVILNFTPDHLNRHGNMEAYGACKAAIGKNQSSDEYMVINYDDKACLALGANTKARLVPFSRIEELEFGACLDDGYIVIRDENGIVHQICSKDELKIIGNHNLENALAAAAVSFFTGIETDVIAYALKKFPGVEHRIEYCGIVDGAKFYNDSKGTNVDASIIALKALEKDIILIAGGDGKSQDFTELGENLPVRVKALVLLGRDAKDIEKAARNAGFSNIYHENDMNDCVKKAHEISEAGDKVLLSPACASWDMYDNYEQRGNHFKNCVNQLLR
- the ftsW gene encoding putative lipid II flippase FtsW, coding for MKKRSNIKNSKQVNKLKAEDYTRTSKLSSNRKFFKGAMSSLYTESDFTILLLVAALTMFGVVMVFSAGYYSTLAKSTDAYYFLKRQVAFAVSGFAILFVFSKIDYHSYSKYYKQIALFSLLMLMLLFTPLGVTVNFARRWIFIGPIRITPSEISKLAMIIFTATYLAEHPNKAKQGITGMSTILALMAVHAALIIKQPNLSTAIVIVAIMIGILFVGGLAWKYIVIAFGSLGVGMVSILIFFRHTHWYSRLTNWMDPFRDAQGEGYQVSQSIIALGNGGFKGLGLGNSISKNLYLPEPQNDFILAIIGEELGFVGIFIMMIVYLVLIWRCIMVSSKAKDKLGLFMGAGIAIMLGLQVIVNVAVVTASMPATGITLPFVSYGGTSLWVFMASMGIMLNISKQGRAK
- the murG gene encoding undecaprenyldiphospho-muramoylpentapeptide beta-N-acetylglucosaminyltransferase, giving the protein MRIILTGGITGGHIYPALAIADQFKEIDKDAEFLYLGSDEGMERYIVPKYGYDLKYIDSRWFDRSSPLKLAKTLFKNERGKRQAIRVMKQFKPDLVMSTGSFVSVPVVLAARTLKIPIYIHEQNAYPGVANKLLSKYARRVFLGFEAARKYFPSEKVVYTGNPVRSEFGEQNRELARSELGIAQDDFVVLIFGGSLGAETINDIGLAIINKYGNDGNVTILFGTGKDYYEHVNDRLTMDGKKIPTNVRVMPYISEMVKMLSASNVIICRSGALSTAEVTMAGRAAIFIPSPNVTGDHQYYNAKAVADNGGAVLITEDGDVEVRVLNALKALSTDASILKDMEEGSYKSAPVDAAKIICEEIISDVKARRR